The following proteins come from a genomic window of Candidatus Cloacimonas sp.:
- a CDS encoding NAD(P)-dependent oxidoreductase, producing MTNILITGITGFVGRNVLNQLIKSSSDLNITALVRPGTPIKRYEEYGDLLRIIEMDLADTSLLKEFLFTNEFETILHIGALRGGRKFPKETYLRSNVYSTAQMVEYCLAKEAKLIYCSSVGVFGAIPQELPAGHQTERNPDNFYHYTKIESERIINRAILNGLKAAIVRPSIVYGEGDYGFPYQMVKLVDKYIFPLINRPIWIHLCNIDALVRAFVYLTLNDWKSGLTLTVADREPVQLQLLIDFISRQLHNKNYPRYLKWDRRFFAWGEKISRLLKNELWISRFELISKSWFYDVTAYYEIMDKEGIKPHFTIPEFEITIKDYLKH from the coding sequence TTGACTAATATACTGATTACGGGAATAACTGGTTTCGTAGGTAGAAATGTATTGAACCAGCTTATAAAATCCAGTTCCGATTTGAACATAACGGCTTTAGTTCGTCCGGGCACGCCAATCAAGCGTTATGAAGAATATGGAGATCTTTTGCGGATCATCGAAATGGATCTTGCCGATACTTCTTTATTAAAAGAATTTCTTTTCACAAACGAGTTTGAGACCATTTTGCACATAGGCGCTTTGCGGGGCGGGAGAAAATTTCCCAAAGAAACATATTTGCGCAGTAATGTTTACAGTACCGCTCAAATGGTTGAATACTGCCTGGCAAAAGAAGCAAAATTAATTTATTGTTCATCCGTGGGTGTTTTTGGTGCAATTCCACAAGAATTGCCGGCGGGACATCAAACGGAAAGAAATCCTGATAATTTTTATCATTACACTAAAATTGAATCGGAACGGATAATCAACAGAGCTATTTTGAATGGACTTAAAGCTGCCATTGTGCGTCCCAGTATTGTTTACGGAGAAGGTGATTACGGTTTTCCTTATCAAATGGTAAAACTGGTAGATAAATATATCTTTCCGCTCATTAATCGCCCAATCTGGATACATCTTTGCAATATAGATGCCCTGGTAAGAGCTTTTGTTTATCTTACTTTAAACGACTGGAAAAGCGGTTTAACTTTGACCGTTGCCGACAGAGAACCGGTTCAATTACAATTACTTATCGACTTTATCTCCCGCCAGTTACACAATAAAAATTACCCTCGCTATCTAAAATGGGACAGACGATTCTTCGCTTGGGGCGAAAAAATCTCTCGTTTGCTTAAAAATGAACTTTGGATCAGCCGATTTGAACTGATCTCCAAAAGCTGGTTTTATGATGTGACCGCCTATTATGAAATAATGGATAAAGAGGGTATTAAGCCCCACTTTACTATTCCTGAATTTGAAATAACCATCAAGGACTATCTGAAACACTAA
- the gyrA gene encoding DNA gyrase subunit A, which produces MSDQTNIIPVQIEDQLKQAYLDYSMSVIVSRALPDIRDGLKPSQRRIIYAMHELNLTPGGHFRKCAKIAGDTSGNYHPHGEQVVYPTLVRLAQPWIMRYPLIDGQGNFGSIDGDPPAAMRYTEARLQKITMEMLAELDQETVDFRSNYDETRQEPVVFPSRFPNLLVNGSSGIAVGMATNMPPHNIGEICDALIALIDNPDLQPLDLLQYIKGPDFPTGGFILGTEGIKDYFETGRGHIILRGEAEIETLPNDAEQVIIRSIPYQLSTSLLIERMVELVKEKKIEGISDIRDESGRDGMRLVVQVKRNQDAQVVRNLLYKYTQLQSTFGVINLCLIDGVPQVVNMKDMLQNFIEFRHEVVLRRTQFELRNAKERLHILEGLKIALDNLDAVIATIRASQTPGEASLALQEKFGLSEIQAKAILDMRLQRLTGLEREKIETEYQELLIIIARLTELVEHKELRMNLIKEETAELRAKYADKRLTTINPAPAGSFNMEDLIADETVVVTITHDGYVKRLPVDTYKVQARGGKGLSGSNLKEEDFIQYIFVASTHSYILLFTDQGMCYWLKVFEIPEASRTARGKAIVNLVKLSEGDRIKAFVTLKDFHPDQNIIMCTRNGLVKKTPLAAFSHPRSNGIKAIKLREADELIDARISEAGDDILLATHQGKCNRFNENEIRSVSRFSQGVRGIRLRNEDYVISMTIATAQDQLENGNPNASTILAISENGFGKRSPVSSYTSTRRGSMGVITLKTNKRNGYLASLMLVRDDDDLIIITQGGMIIRQRISEISVVGRNALGVRLINLAPNDFVRDISLVHSEPDEESLDKEVENLKANPVQNLEALPESEYEDSAEEEEEEIDELVEAEEDLDNNDEDNQ; this is translated from the coding sequence ATGTCTGACCAAACTAATATTATTCCCGTCCAAATAGAAGATCAATTAAAACAAGCATACCTTGATTATTCTATGAGTGTAATTGTATCGCGTGCTTTACCCGATATTCGTGACGGCTTAAAACCTTCCCAACGCAGAATTATTTATGCAATGCATGAACTTAATTTAACACCGGGAGGTCATTTTCGGAAATGTGCCAAGATTGCTGGTGACACAAGTGGTAACTATCATCCTCATGGAGAACAAGTTGTATATCCTACTTTAGTGCGTTTGGCTCAACCTTGGATTATGCGTTATCCTTTAATTGATGGCCAAGGAAACTTTGGATCTATAGATGGAGATCCGCCTGCCGCAATGCGTTATACAGAGGCAAGATTACAAAAAATAACGATGGAAATGCTTGCTGAGCTTGATCAAGAGACAGTTGATTTTAGAAGTAACTATGATGAAACCCGGCAAGAACCAGTGGTTTTTCCTTCCCGTTTTCCTAATTTACTGGTTAATGGTTCTTCTGGAATCGCGGTAGGAATGGCCACTAATATGCCTCCTCATAATATAGGCGAGATCTGCGATGCCCTTATTGCCTTAATTGATAATCCCGATTTACAGCCATTGGATTTATTGCAATATATCAAGGGTCCTGATTTTCCCACCGGTGGTTTTATTTTGGGAACGGAAGGAATTAAAGATTATTTTGAGACCGGAAGAGGACATATAATTCTTCGCGGTGAAGCCGAAATTGAGACACTTCCTAATGATGCAGAACAAGTTATAATTCGTTCCATACCCTATCAACTAAGTACTTCTCTTCTAATTGAAAGAATGGTGGAACTGGTAAAAGAGAAAAAAATTGAAGGGATAAGTGACATTCGTGATGAATCTGGCAGGGATGGAATGCGTTTGGTGGTTCAAGTTAAACGCAATCAAGATGCTCAGGTAGTAAGAAATCTTTTGTATAAATACACTCAGCTGCAATCAACCTTCGGTGTAATAAATCTTTGCTTGATAGATGGCGTTCCGCAAGTTGTTAATATGAAAGATATGTTGCAGAATTTTATTGAATTTCGTCATGAAGTTGTTTTACGCCGCACTCAATTTGAACTTCGCAATGCCAAAGAACGCTTGCATATTTTAGAGGGCTTAAAAATTGCTCTGGATAATCTTGATGCCGTAATAGCTACAATTCGTGCTTCCCAAACGCCTGGGGAAGCCAGTTTGGCACTTCAAGAAAAATTCGGCTTATCCGAAATTCAAGCAAAAGCAATTCTGGATATGCGTTTGCAACGCTTAACCGGTTTGGAAAGAGAAAAGATAGAGACAGAATATCAAGAACTGTTGATAATCATTGCTCGTCTTACGGAATTGGTAGAACATAAAGAACTTAGAATGAATTTAATTAAAGAAGAAACCGCTGAATTGCGTGCTAAATATGCTGATAAACGCTTAACAACTATAAATCCTGCTCCTGCCGGCAGTTTTAATATGGAAGATCTGATTGCTGATGAAACGGTGGTGGTTACAATAACTCACGATGGTTATGTAAAACGCTTGCCCGTAGATACTTATAAGGTTCAAGCAAGAGGCGGAAAAGGTCTAAGTGGATCCAACCTGAAAGAAGAGGACTTCATTCAGTATATTTTTGTAGCCAGCACGCATTCCTATATTTTGCTATTTACCGACCAAGGAATGTGTTATTGGCTGAAAGTGTTTGAAATTCCCGAAGCCAGTAGAACTGCCAGAGGCAAAGCAATCGTTAATTTGGTGAAACTTTCCGAAGGTGACAGAATTAAAGCATTCGTTACTTTGAAGGATTTTCATCCGGATCAGAACATAATTATGTGCACTCGTAACGGATTAGTTAAAAAGACACCTTTAGCTGCATTTTCTCATCCTCGTTCTAATGGTATAAAAGCAATTAAATTGAGGGAAGCAGATGAACTTATTGATGCCCGAATTAGTGAAGCGGGAGATGATATTTTACTGGCAACGCATCAAGGTAAATGCAACCGTTTCAATGAAAATGAAATTCGTTCTGTAAGCAGATTCTCTCAAGGTGTAAGAGGAATCCGTTTGAGAAATGAAGATTATGTTATCTCAATGACAATTGCTACGGCTCAGGATCAATTAGAAAATGGTAATCCCAATGCCTCCACTATTTTAGCCATCAGTGAAAACGGTTTCGGAAAACGCAGTCCTGTATCCAGTTACACATCTACCCGAAGAGGTTCAATGGGTGTTATAACGCTGAAAACAAACAAACGAAACGGCTATCTGGCTTCTTTGATGCTGGTGCGAGATGATGATGATTTGATCATTATTACACAAGGTGGAATGATTATCCGTCAACGCATTTCGGAAATTTCCGTGGTAGGAAGAAATGCTTTGGGTGTTCGTTTAATCAATCTGGCTCCCAATGATTTTGTGCGCGATATTTCTTTGGTTCATTCCGAGCCGGATGAAGAATCCTTAGATAAAGAAGTGGAAAATTTAAAAGCAAATCCAGTTCAGAATTTGGAAGCACTCCCAGAAAGCGAATATGAAGATTCCGCAGAAGAGGAAGAAGAAGAAATTGACGAATTAGTGGAAGCGGAAGAAGATCTTGATAATAATGATGAGGATAATCAATAA
- a CDS encoding CpsB/CapC family capsule biosynthesis tyrosine phosphatase, producing MVDIHTHLLPNIDDGSKSVSDSLNQLSLMAEGGINRAYLTAHYFKGHYQYTRSEYDAKFNDIVAKVKEKGIDIDLQPGFEIFLQPDILDDIKKYELTLGKSSYVLLESDLNGLPNDFYNNIYPLLRAGYKPILAHAERYVSIMKKPSKAEDLIHRNIYMQISAGSLLGLYGEKVKSTAWILVTKGWTHFIASDDHLRDRYHIYFEARKKVEEMIDNHTAHLLFYVYPASINNGEHIPYEYVQVYSPNHHHHHKRNWIKRIFD from the coding sequence ATGGTTGACATACATACGCATTTATTACCCAACATTGATGACGGTTCAAAATCTGTAAGTGATTCATTAAACCAACTTTCCCTGATGGCTGAAGGCGGAATAAACAGAGCTTATTTAACTGCTCACTATTTTAAAGGTCACTATCAATATACGCGTTCCGAATATGATGCAAAATTTAATGATATCGTAGCTAAGGTAAAAGAAAAGGGGATAGATATTGATCTGCAGCCCGGCTTTGAAATATTTTTGCAACCCGATATTTTGGACGATATAAAAAAGTATGAACTCACTTTGGGTAAAAGTTCTTATGTCCTTTTGGAAAGTGACTTGAATGGTTTACCCAACGATTTTTACAATAATATTTATCCTCTTTTGCGCGCTGGTTATAAACCCATTTTGGCTCATGCCGAACGCTATGTAAGCATTATGAAAAAACCATCTAAAGCTGAAGACCTGATCCATCGTAATATTTATATGCAAATCAGCGCTGGCAGTTTGCTTGGTTTGTATGGGGAAAAAGTGAAATCCACCGCTTGGATTTTAGTTACCAAGGGCTGGACTCATTTTATCGCTTCCGATGATCATTTGCGGGACAGATATCATATCTATTTTGAAGCAAGGAAAAAAGTGGAAGAAATGATAGATAATCATACTGCTCATCTGCTTTTTTATGTGTATCCCGCCAGCATTAATAATGGAGAACATATCCCCTATGAATATGTTCAAGTATATAGTCCCAATCACCATCATCATCATAAACGCAACTGGATAAAGAGGATATTTGACTAA
- a CDS encoding lysylphosphatidylglycerol synthase transmembrane domain-containing protein, which translates to MTRKNRNTLIIGLLIGIVLIVAWLYYTPLSEIQAQIAKVNYIWVLYASLIYLFAYFLRSLRWRLLIPAPANPNIFKTWLYSMAGNLLNYLIPIRAGDFARGWFIKRHYNIPYAKALPSVFVDKAFDTLAILFVIVILPFTTIELSTAMIILLCLLTLVFIIAMSILLASVRYKEKVVKIITFLFSWLPHNVKVKVNPAIEMFIEELNIFEHHPGKLLLALFFTASGVLMDGVYFYLLFRAFGIMYPFALVLFGYTLINLSYAIPQPPAQLGSNEWMMIIIFSIGFGLTKTTASAIMAFGHILTAALMSLGGIIAFAALGPGLFLNVFKGEKIDD; encoded by the coding sequence ATGACACGGAAAAACCGCAATACTTTAATAATCGGGTTGCTCATTGGTATTGTCCTGATTGTTGCCTGGTTATATTATACTCCCTTAAGTGAAATTCAAGCTCAGATTGCCAAAGTGAATTATATTTGGGTGCTTTATGCTTCGCTAATCTATCTTTTTGCCTATTTTTTACGCTCACTGCGTTGGCGTTTATTGATTCCGGCTCCGGCAAATCCTAACATATTTAAGACCTGGCTGTATTCAATGGCTGGCAACTTACTAAACTATTTAATTCCTATCCGGGCGGGTGATTTTGCGCGGGGTTGGTTTATAAAACGCCATTATAATATCCCTTATGCTAAGGCACTACCTTCCGTTTTTGTAGATAAGGCATTTGATACCTTGGCAATACTATTTGTTATTGTCATTTTGCCTTTCACGACGATTGAACTAAGCACGGCAATGATTATTTTGCTCTGTCTGCTCACTTTGGTATTTATTATAGCAATGTCTATTTTACTTGCTTCTGTTCGGTATAAAGAAAAAGTGGTAAAAATTATCACCTTTCTTTTTTCCTGGCTGCCACATAATGTGAAAGTGAAAGTTAATCCTGCCATAGAGATGTTTATTGAAGAACTGAATATTTTTGAACATCATCCTGGCAAGTTACTTTTGGCATTGTTTTTCACTGCAAGTGGGGTCTTAATGGACGGAGTATATTTTTATTTGTTATTTCGTGCTTTCGGAATAATGTATCCTTTTGCTTTAGTTCTTTTTGGCTATACTTTAATTAATCTCTCTTATGCTATTCCTCAACCTCCTGCCCAACTTGGCAGTAATGAATGGATGATGATTATTATTTTTAGCATAGGATTTGGATTGACAAAGACCACTGCTTCGGCAATTATGGCTTTTGGACATATTTTAACCGCTGCCTTAATGAGTTTAGGGGGCATAATTGCTTTCGCTGCACTTGGTCCCGGGCTCTTTTTAAATGTTTTTAAAGGAGAAAAAATAGATGACTGA
- a CDS encoding TonB-dependent receptor plug domain-containing protein, translating into MKLQKLFPLIILCYLSTNLFGTAKQDSLKTYNLPTVYVVVEKPSEAIGSLHTIESEDVKTSLSLREAMQNSVGISATTGSKDESNLRLRGFRKNEIKIMVDGRPLNNGYFGNVDINKLSLLNIEEIQILKGPASPLYGTNNMGGVVNIITKAPPKNNWLELNTIFKRNQTCEINLASAHSFDSWNYRIGLSREQTDGFVLSQNFTPTSSENGGIRNNSDNCLYNLSGSLTSDLLNFHNIGIDFGYSTMDKKNIPSSIYEHRYRQYQDWMRYNSGVWTKFRLQESSVLNLQFTYDYSADRYLEYSDPMYETNTLDSSMHNQAFGIHSRFTKSFANNRKLELGYNYELQINRRKDDGSYLEWTYSPVHLHQLFSQYESYLLPDLLLTTGLGLSAGLNKYHTEFNPQWEPAIGISYDSFFNGKTSFAIGRNTSQPTMRQLYSESKGNPALKPQNSLKIELSHNQALLHNKLSLFGSVYYNDTKDLIDLYRGRYENIYKVKSQGAEIGMDISLLKFWQSSVSYAYLSYQENSDYYLTETPKNSVDLTQRFKLPYNANFNIYSSFRDKRLSQDDEGRYHNLAVYWKHNLLLTVPYKQVELSLGVENILDENYQCEYGFPEPGRNYSLGLQIKI; encoded by the coding sequence GTGAAACTGCAGAAATTATTTCCGCTAATTATTTTGTGCTATTTGAGCACAAATTTATTCGGAACAGCAAAACAGGACTCCTTAAAGACCTATAATCTACCTACTGTTTATGTAGTTGTAGAAAAACCGTCTGAGGCAATTGGTTCTTTGCATACAATTGAGAGTGAGGATGTTAAGACCTCACTTTCGCTACGCGAAGCAATGCAAAACAGTGTAGGTATCAGCGCCACAACAGGTAGCAAAGATGAAAGCAATTTACGCTTGCGCGGTTTTCGCAAAAATGAAATAAAAATTATGGTGGATGGCAGACCTTTAAATAATGGCTATTTTGGTAATGTGGATATCAACAAGCTTTCGTTGCTGAACATTGAAGAAATCCAAATCCTAAAAGGTCCAGCTTCTCCTTTATATGGAACCAATAATATGGGCGGGGTAGTTAATATTATTACCAAAGCCCCGCCCAAAAATAACTGGCTGGAATTGAACACCATTTTTAAACGCAACCAAACCTGTGAAATAAACCTTGCATCCGCTCACAGTTTTGATAGCTGGAATTATAGAATCGGCCTTTCCAGGGAACAAACAGACGGATTTGTCCTCTCCCAAAATTTTACCCCCACCAGTTCTGAAAATGGAGGAATTCGCAATAACAGCGATAACTGCTTATACAATCTTTCCGGTTCGCTGACCAGTGATTTGCTCAATTTTCATAATATCGGAATCGATTTTGGGTATAGCACAATGGATAAAAAGAATATTCCCAGTTCCATTTATGAACATCGCTATAGACAATATCAGGATTGGATGCGTTATAATAGCGGCGTTTGGACAAAATTTCGCTTGCAAGAAAGCAGCGTTTTAAATCTGCAATTTACTTATGATTACAGTGCAGACCGCTATTTGGAATATAGTGATCCAATGTATGAAACTAATACTTTAGATTCCAGTATGCACAATCAAGCATTTGGCATTCATTCTCGCTTTACAAAATCCTTTGCTAACAACCGCAAACTGGAGCTTGGTTATAATTATGAATTGCAAATAAATCGGCGTAAAGATGACGGGTCATATCTCGAATGGACTTATTCACCTGTCCATCTACATCAGTTATTCAGTCAATATGAAAGCTATCTTTTACCCGATTTATTGCTGACTACTGGCTTGGGATTAAGCGCCGGTTTGAATAAATACCACACTGAATTTAATCCACAATGGGAACCTGCAATCGGGATTTCCTACGACAGTTTTTTTAATGGTAAGACCTCTTTTGCCATAGGACGAAATACTTCTCAGCCAACGATGCGTCAGCTCTATTCTGAAAGTAAGGGCAATCCCGCTTTAAAACCCCAAAACTCTTTGAAAATAGAGCTTAGTCATAATCAAGCATTGCTGCATAATAAACTATCCCTTTTCGGCAGTGTATATTATAATGATACCAAAGACCTAATTGATTTATATAGGGGACGCTACGAAAATATCTACAAAGTAAAATCACAAGGCGCAGAAATTGGGATGGACATCTCTTTGCTAAAATTTTGGCAATCCAGTGTAAGTTACGCTTATCTCAGCTATCAGGAAAATAGTGATTATTATTTAACGGAAACGCCCAAAAATTCAGTGGACTTAACCCAGCGCTTCAAACTGCCTTATAATGCCAATTTTAACATCTACAGTTCTTTTAGAGATAAACGCCTTTCTCAAGACGACGAGGGTAGATATCATAATTTAGCTGTCTATTGGAAGCATAATTTGCTATTAACCGTTCCCTATAAACAAGTTGAATTATCTTTGGGCGTGGAAAACATTCTGGATGAAAACTATCAATGTGAATACGGATTTCCGGAACCAGGAAGAAACTATTCTCTCGGTTTGCAAATTAAAATATAG
- a CDS encoding polyprenyl synthetase family protein, which produces MLLQKYFETRFELIDKELVRVLSWDNKYAANLKKAMTEAVMPGGKRWRPILLLSMFEMLTGFKKNRAFPDALKAAAAIELVHNGGLIHDDLPSVMDRNQRRGQPALHIKYGNAVAILAADALYSLAFELLGEFQNPEQAMKSIQILSNAAKSYGMVGGQAVALTSRHKVMKINTLNYIDIKKVGSLLQASADIACLLSKADEETHQIMIAYATNLGIAYQMIEDIEADYSRGSDGLDEDYVPVSKSSYTGLLGFDKARKTVENMLDYTAKMLKPYPDNSILLEFVAMIKERLP; this is translated from the coding sequence TTGCTTTTACAAAAGTATTTTGAAACACGCTTTGAACTTATAGACAAAGAACTTGTCAGGGTATTGTCTTGGGATAATAAATATGCTGCCAACCTCAAAAAGGCAATGACCGAAGCAGTTATGCCGGGAGGGAAAAGATGGCGTCCTATCCTGCTTCTTTCTATGTTTGAAATGCTTACTGGCTTCAAAAAAAATCGCGCTTTCCCCGATGCTTTAAAAGCAGCTGCAGCCATAGAATTAGTTCATAACGGAGGGTTAATTCATGATGATTTGCCCAGCGTTATGGACCGAAATCAGCGGAGAGGTCAACCTGCCTTGCATATAAAATATGGTAATGCCGTAGCTATTTTGGCTGCGGATGCTCTTTATTCTCTTGCTTTTGAATTATTGGGAGAATTTCAAAATCCCGAACAAGCGATGAAATCCATTCAAATTCTTTCCAATGCAGCTAAAAGTTATGGAATGGTTGGAGGACAAGCTGTTGCTCTTACCAGTCGTCATAAAGTGATGAAAATAAACACCTTGAATTATATAGACATTAAAAAAGTGGGCTCTTTGCTACAAGCGTCAGCTGATATTGCCTGTCTGTTAAGTAAAGCAGATGAAGAAACACATCAAATTATGATTGCTTATGCTACTAATTTGGGTATCGCTTATCAAATGATTGAAGATATTGAAGCAGATTATTCACGCGGTAGTGATGGTTTGGATGAAGATTATGTTCCTGTCTCCAAATCAAGCTATACTGGGTTGCTTGGTTTTGATAAAGCGCGTAAAACAGTGGAAAATATGCTGGATTACACGGCTAAAATGCTGAAACCATATCCCGATAATTCCATTTTGCTGGAATTCGTGGCTATGATTAAGGAAAGATTACCCTGA
- a CDS encoding MoxR family ATPase yields MTEDELIKQITAMQNLKETLLKEIHNAIIGQDRVLTDILIALFANGHILLEGVPGLAKTLLISTLAKALSLSFSRIQFTPDLMPSDITGTDILVNDPMTSQKRFEYIKGPIFANIILADEINRTPPKTQAALLQAMQEYAVTSGTVTRPLSKPFLVMATQNPIEQEGTYPLPEAQLDRFMFFINIDYPTLEEELKIAESTTGLDTPVITPQLSGEQIITLQQAVRSLPVTDHILKYAVNLVRKSRPNSEDASKEIKQWVAWGAGPRASQYLILSAKTRAALDGRLTPAEEDVKASAINVLQHRILPSFAAQAEGISSKQIIHWLLEDK; encoded by the coding sequence ATGACTGAAGATGAATTGATCAAACAGATAACTGCAATGCAAAATTTGAAAGAAACGCTGCTGAAAGAAATACATAATGCCATTATTGGACAGGACAGAGTGTTAACCGATATCCTAATTGCTTTATTTGCCAATGGCCATATTTTATTGGAAGGAGTTCCTGGCTTGGCTAAAACATTGTTAATCTCTACTTTGGCAAAAGCACTTTCCCTATCCTTCAGCCGTATTCAATTTACTCCCGATTTGATGCCTTCCGATATTACTGGAACGGATATTTTGGTAAATGACCCAATGACTTCTCAGAAACGGTTTGAATATATCAAAGGTCCTATCTTTGCCAATATCATTCTGGCGGATGAAATCAATAGAACCCCTCCTAAAACACAAGCTGCCTTATTGCAAGCAATGCAAGAATATGCAGTTACCAGTGGAACTGTTACCCGTCCTTTAAGTAAGCCATTTTTAGTGATGGCAACTCAAAATCCCATTGAACAAGAAGGAACTTATCCTTTACCGGAAGCACAATTAGACCGTTTTATGTTTTTTATCAATATCGATTACCCCACTTTGGAAGAAGAACTTAAAATCGCTGAAAGTACTACTGGATTGGATACGCCTGTTATAACTCCTCAACTTTCCGGAGAACAAATAATCACTTTACAACAGGCAGTGCGTTCTCTTCCCGTAACCGATCATATTCTTAAATATGCTGTAAATTTGGTTAGAAAATCTCGTCCAAATTCTGAAGATGCCTCCAAAGAAATAAAACAATGGGTTGCCTGGGGAGCTGGACCTCGCGCTTCTCAATATTTAATTTTATCAGCAAAAACAAGAGCTGCTTTAGACGGTAGGTTAACTCCCGCCGAAGAAGATGTAAAAGCATCGGCAATAAATGTTTTACAGCATCGGATTTTACCTTCCTTTGCAGCTCAGGCAGAAGGTATATCCTCAAAACAAATAATTCACTGGTTACTGGAGGATAAATGA
- a CDS encoding methyltransferase domain-containing protein, which yields MAVPIINDWAKYFDNPDEGLGSSYERIVLNILLSEICENLNIQTALETPCFGFTGISGINLVNLARQGIKVSLEDHNLERIQKISELWQDLRLHTDIEYNADYRKLNYPDKHFDLGFNFSAMWFVSDLKDFIAEFCRVCQKAILICVPNQDGIGFKMQIKDYSPAKYPFLHPAFLDIATIKYLMKQNRWTLQKENYIDCPPWPDIGMKKELFFSRLTGKKELTEKEKEPISILSYYQEEDEDFVSRMLSYGWLEKKASRSFKKYWAHHYYMLFSPDNT from the coding sequence ATGGCTGTTCCAATTATTAACGACTGGGCAAAATATTTTGATAATCCCGATGAAGGGCTGGGCTCTTCTTACGAAAGAATCGTGCTGAATATTTTACTAAGTGAAATATGTGAAAATCTAAATATTCAGACAGCCCTGGAAACCCCTTGTTTTGGTTTTACCGGTATAAGTGGCATCAATCTTGTCAATTTGGCTCGCCAAGGCATAAAGGTATCTTTGGAAGATCATAATCTGGAACGCATCCAAAAAATCAGTGAGTTATGGCAGGATCTTCGTTTGCATACAGATATAGAATATAATGCCGATTATCGCAAATTGAACTATCCTGATAAACACTTTGATCTGGGTTTCAATTTTTCGGCAATGTGGTTCGTTTCTGATCTTAAAGATTTTATCGCTGAGTTTTGCAGAGTATGCCAAAAAGCAATTTTAATCTGTGTTCCCAATCAAGACGGAATCGGATTCAAAATGCAAATAAAGGACTATTCACCAGCTAAATATCCCTTTTTGCATCCTGCTTTTCTTGATATAGCTACCATTAAATACTTAATGAAACAAAATAGATGGACATTACAAAAAGAGAATTATATTGATTGCCCTCCCTGGCCTGACATTGGTATGAAAAAAGAACTTTTTTTCAGCCGCCTGACAGGAAAAAAAGAACTTACCGAAAAAGAAAAGGAACCTATATCTATCCTATCTTATTATCAAGAAGAAGATGAGGATTTCGTTTCCCGAATGCTTTCCTACGGTTGGTTAGAAAAAAAAGCTTCCCGCAGTTTTAAAAAATATTGGGCACATCACTATTATATGCTTTTTAGTCCGGATAATACTTAA